GGATCCTGCGTAAGAACCACATGTCCCACCTCAACAATGGACGCAATGTTCGAGCCCTCAGAGCTTCCCTTCGGCTTTGAAGACAGAGTTCCGGCTTTTCCCGCCGCCTCGGGAGCGGTGACAAAGTGCACATCCAACTGGTCCGCGCTGCTCGCCTGGTGGACGCCCGCGGCTGTCCGCTCCTCAAAACTTGCATGGCCGGTGCCCTGCATCCTCGACAACTCTCCGCCGGAGACGAGCTCTGCCACCACAGTGTCGGCGGACAGCTTCGATGGCGTTACCACACCATCGCTGGTCGTTTCCGAGGTCAGAACCACTCCGCCGAATCCGTGAATCGTGCGCGGCTCAACGTGTCCCTGCTCCTTTGTTTGCGCTGAGCCTTGCTTCGCTGAGCCCAGGTCTGTCACCACCGGCACAAAGGCGACATCCGCGGTCTGGGACTTCCAGTTGCGCCGCACCTGCGCCGGCCCGCCCTTTGCTGTCTCCACCTCTTGCTGACTGCTGAAGAGAACACCCTGTTCCATATGCGCCAGGCTGAGCTGTCCTTCCTTGTCGAAGGTCAGCTTAGCCACAGGGGACGAACCCTGAACCTGCCGGTTTGGCTCGTTCATTGCAAGCCGCGCCCCACCCTGCAACAGACCATGACGTGGATGATTGTTTTCGTCGAATTCAAGCGTGCCCACGGGAGCCGTGACGTGGCCTCCGGTCTGTGTCTGAAGGTCCACACCGCCCGAGCCGTCGAGCTGGATCACTGACCCATCCTCGCGAAAGTGAATCAACGCATTCGCGGTCTGCGCCGTGCCGCCGGTATATTCGGCCTTTGCCTGTGTTAACTGGCAAAGCATCTGACTGTGCTCAAACTCAGCGTGTCCCGCATGAACGGTAACCGGCCCACCGCCACTCTGGGCTTTGCCTCGCTGCACATGCAGCTCAACGGCATGATCGAGAATGAGCTGGCCCTTGCCGGAATCATAGGTGGCTCCGATTGAGTTGCCATTCCCCTGACTCAGGGCAAAGTCGACACGCTGTGTCGTTGTTGCCACGCCAGTCTTCTGGTAAAAGGTCAGGCCGCTCGTCTTGACGTGGATTTCGTTATCCGTAATCCCGTTCGAAACTGAGGCAAACCCCGAATTGGGCGTAGAAGTCTCCCGAGCGACGTTACCGACATCCGGTTTCGGTTTCGGACCGCCCGGCTTCAGTTTCGTGATCGCCGGCTTCACGTTGGGCCGCATCATCGTTATCTCAACCGCACCAGCGGCGGTGGCGACGCCTGCACTCGGGTCGTACTGAAACTCCCCGCCTGAAATCGTGTCTGCGCGATTGCCATCGTCTCCGTAAAGATCGATCTTCACATCATGCAGCAAAGTGTTTCCGCCGCTCTTCATGGTGACGGCGCGGGCTGCGTGAATCTTGAAAATTGTTTTGCCTTTGCGGGTCTGCGTGTAATTGACGCCGTCTGCCTGCTGCTCGATGTTGATCCCGAGACGGCTTGGCAGATCCTTGTTGAGAAAACGACGTGTCCACTGGCCCGCTGCGAGAAAGATCACAATCGCAGTCACCAGCAAGCCGCCGCCAATCAACACCAGCGTACGCAGGCGCTCGATCGTAAACCGCGGCCGGGGGATGGTCAGACGCATTCTGTGGCTCGCTTCACGGCTGCGCATCGGCTGCGACGCGTCAAATAAGGAGCTGCTGCCAGCTGGAAAATCGAGAGATCG
The sequence above is a segment of the Acidicapsa acidisoli genome. Coding sequences within it:
- a CDS encoding LptA/OstA family protein produces the protein MRLTIPRPRFTIERLRTLVLIGGGLLVTAIVIFLAAGQWTRRFLNKDLPSRLGINIEQQADGVNYTQTRKGKTIFKIHAARAVTMKSGGNTLLHDVKIDLYGDDGNRADTISGGEFQYDPSAGVATAAGAVEITMMRPNVKPAITKLKPGGPKPKPDVGNVARETSTPNSGFASVSNGITDNEIHVKTSGLTFYQKTGVATTTQRVDFALSQGNGNSIGATYDSGKGQLILDHAVELHVQRGKAQSGGGPVTVHAGHAEFEHSQMLCQLTQAKAEYTGGTAQTANALIHFREDGSVIQLDGSGGVDLQTQTGGHVTAPVGTLEFDENNHPRHGLLQGGARLAMNEPNRQVQGSSPVAKLTFDKEGQLSLAHMEQGVLFSSQQEVETAKGGPAQVRRNWKSQTADVAFVPVVTDLGSAKQGSAQTKEQGHVEPRTIHGFGGVVLTSETTSDGVVTPSKLSADTVVAELVSGGELSRMQGTGHASFEERTAAGVHQASSADQLDVHFVTAPEAAGKAGTLSSKPKGSSEGSNIASIVEVGHVVLTQDPPPNRTGANSGAASGQSSGAPSSLRATASRADYDGQSEVLHLTGAPRVRDGALDMTADRIDFSRATEDAFAHGDVRASWVGAGTGGAAGPGSPASQPSMPGASLLGGDSGAGGNGPVHAVAAEAELHQLTQEVIFRGPANGQSASQPRLWQSVNSIIAPVIILNRLKQTLTAEANGPANPVRTVLVSNAPAPVAANGASNSAKSNTAKAESGIESRKPGSKDGKDSSSVIRVRSGDLHYSEGERLALFHSGSVGSVTAETTGTGGTATIVSQETEVHLLPAGMRGGSVNPQAGVPARPASTTNPSSASKSSTSNTSVDRLTARGHVTVDWPERRGTGEKLVYLSEADTFTLTGTSSVPPRITDQAQGSVTGSALIYHSRDGRVTVQGDGGKTETETRSKK